One Fimbriimonadaceae bacterium DNA window includes the following coding sequences:
- the wecB gene encoding UDP-N-acetylglucosamine 2-epimerase (non-hydrolyzing), which produces MAKPVVACVVGTRPEAIKMAPVVLALREHRDEVETLLVSTGQHREMLEQALGAFDLAPDHDLAIMQHGQTLAEVTARALAGLDGLLERLEPQMVVGQGDTTTTFCAFLAAFYRGIPSAHVEAGLRTDRIDNPFPEEFNRRAAGLVASLHFPPTHWAADNLRREGKAECDLFVTGNTGIDAVQAIAPRLPQEWAPDHAGRVLVLTTHRRENWGEPQREIARAVRTVVDQTPDTLLIVPMHRNPRVREVLEAELGGHARIQLIDPPEYPRFVKLMQRATLILTDSGGVQEEAPAFGVPVLVLRETTERPEGVDAGTAKLVGTDRATIEREALALLGDETAYRRMAHAVSPYGDGMAARRIASVILRRLGLGANEVPMWG; this is translated from the coding sequence ATGGCTAAGCCGGTCGTGGCGTGCGTCGTCGGAACCCGTCCCGAGGCGATCAAGATGGCGCCGGTGGTCCTGGCGCTGAGGGAGCATCGGGACGAGGTGGAGACGCTTCTCGTGTCCACGGGCCAGCACCGGGAGATGTTGGAGCAGGCGTTGGGTGCCTTCGACCTTGCGCCCGATCACGATCTCGCGATCATGCAGCATGGACAGACGTTGGCGGAGGTGACGGCACGGGCGTTGGCCGGGCTGGATGGGCTTTTGGAACGCCTGGAACCCCAGATGGTCGTGGGGCAGGGGGATACGACGACCACGTTCTGCGCGTTCCTCGCCGCGTTCTACCGAGGCATCCCCTCCGCGCACGTCGAGGCGGGGCTGCGCACGGACCGCATCGACAACCCCTTCCCGGAGGAGTTCAACCGTCGCGCCGCCGGTCTGGTGGCCTCGCTCCACTTCCCACCCACGCACTGGGCCGCCGACAATCTGCGCCGCGAGGGCAAGGCCGAATGCGACCTTTTCGTGACCGGCAACACGGGCATCGACGCGGTGCAGGCCATCGCGCCGCGGCTTCCCCAGGAGTGGGCGCCCGATCACGCCGGCCGCGTGCTCGTTCTAACGACGCATCGCCGGGAGAACTGGGGCGAACCTCAGCGCGAGATCGCCCGCGCCGTCCGCACCGTGGTGGACCAAACGCCCGACACGCTCCTGATCGTCCCCATGCACCGGAACCCGCGCGTGCGCGAGGTGCTGGAGGCCGAGTTGGGCGGCCACGCGCGGATCCAGCTGATCGACCCGCCGGAGTATCCGAGGTTCGTGAAACTCATGCAGCGCGCGACCCTGATCCTCACCGATTCGGGAGGGGTTCAAGAGGAGGCGCCGGCGTTCGGGGTCCCGGTGCTGGTGCTTCGGGAGACCACCGAGCGTCCCGAGGGGGTCGATGCCGGCACGGCCAAGCTCGTCGGGACCGATCGGGCGACGATCGAGCGCGAAGCCTTGGCCCTTCTGGGCGATGAGACGGCGTACCGGCGGATGGCGCATGCCGTCAGCCCCTACGGGGATGGCATGGCGGCGCGGAGAATCGCGTCGGTGATCCTTCGGCGCCTGGGCCTGGGGGCCAACGAGGTGCCGATGTGGGGTTGA
- the uppP gene encoding undecaprenyl-diphosphatase UppP gives MGLIEAIVLGIVQGLTEFLPISSTAHLRILPALLGWSDPGASFTAVIQLGTLGAVLVYFRSELASALGAWGRSLGDASLRKTPEGRLGWAIFWGTIPIVILGVLFKSSIENELRSLEIIAWSLIGMGLLLGVADRVAAGTRGEHEATVRDGVWVGLWQCIALIPGASRSGSTITGALLGGFDRAAAARFSFLLSVPSVFAAGVFSLKEHAGALGGQWMAVAVATAVSFVVGYASIAFLLRYLQTRGLWPFVLYRVALGVAILALLSSGTLRPDTGLPPAEGAVVATGHQP, from the coding sequence GTGGGGTTGATCGAAGCGATCGTGCTCGGAATTGTCCAGGGGCTGACGGAATTCCTGCCTATATCCAGTACGGCGCATTTACGGATTCTGCCCGCTCTGTTGGGTTGGTCCGATCCGGGGGCGTCCTTCACGGCGGTGATCCAGCTCGGCACGTTGGGTGCGGTGCTTGTGTACTTCCGAAGCGAGTTGGCCTCCGCGCTCGGGGCCTGGGGCCGCAGTCTGGGGGACGCTTCGCTGCGCAAGACGCCCGAGGGCCGGCTCGGTTGGGCGATCTTCTGGGGCACGATTCCGATCGTGATCCTCGGCGTGTTGTTCAAGTCCTCGATCGAGAACGAGTTGCGGTCGCTTGAGATCATCGCCTGGTCCTTGATCGGGATGGGGCTTCTGTTGGGCGTTGCCGATCGGGTGGCGGCAGGCACGAGGGGCGAGCACGAGGCCACGGTGCGCGACGGCGTGTGGGTGGGCCTTTGGCAGTGCATCGCGTTGATCCCGGGTGCAAGCCGCAGCGGGAGCACGATCACGGGCGCCCTGCTGGGCGGTTTCGACCGCGCCGCGGCGGCCCGATTCTCGTTTTTGCTGAGCGTTCCCAGCGTCTTCGCCGCGGGTGTGTTCAGCTTGAAAGAGCACGCGGGAGCGCTTGGGGGCCAGTGGATGGCCGTGGCCGTGGCCACGGCGGTGTCGTTCGTGGTGGGGTACGCGTCCATCGCGTTCCTCTTGCGATACCTGCAGACGCGCGGGTTGTGGCCGTTCGTCCTGTACCGGGTGGCTCTCGGAGTCGCGATCCTGGCACTGCTTTCCTCGGGGACGCTTCGTCCCGATACCGGGTTGCCGCCGGCGGAGGGGGCGGTCGTCGCCACCGGGCACCAACCGTGA
- the pth gene encoding aminoacyl-tRNA hydrolase, whose translation MFRRKPKEAIQPEWLIVGLGNPGAEYARTRHNVGFEVVEELGRRHRIKLDRGRNRALVGIGRIRGVAVGLVKPLTFMNLSGQSVAPLARQLGVPVDRIAVVADDLDLPVGQVRYRPRGGSGGHNGHKSLIQMLGTQEYPRLRIGIGRPGDATIEHVLSRFEPEERAEIDKAIAACADAVEELLADGLEGRRDLT comes from the coding sequence ATGTTCCGCCGCAAGCCCAAGGAGGCGATCCAGCCCGAATGGCTGATCGTTGGGTTGGGGAATCCGGGGGCGGAGTACGCGCGCACGCGTCACAACGTGGGCTTCGAGGTGGTCGAGGAGCTGGGCCGGCGGCACCGGATCAAGTTGGACAGGGGTCGGAATCGGGCGCTGGTCGGGATCGGGCGCATTCGGGGAGTGGCCGTGGGGTTGGTGAAACCCCTGACGTTCATGAATCTGAGCGGTCAGTCGGTCGCGCCGCTGGCGCGACAACTGGGGGTCCCGGTCGATCGGATCGCGGTGGTCGCCGACGATCTTGATTTGCCCGTGGGTCAGGTGCGGTACCGGCCCCGGGGCGGTTCGGGGGGGCACAACGGCCACAAGTCGCTGATCCAGATGCTCGGGACCCAGGAGTACCCTCGGCTCCGAATCGGGATCGGTCGCCCGGGAGACGCGACGATCGAGCACGTGTTGAGCCGGTTCGAGCCGGAAGAGCGCGCCGAGATCGACAAGGCGATCGCGGCTTGCGCGGACGCGGTCGAGGAGTTGCTGGCGGACGGACTCGAGGGGCGCCGCGACCTGACGTAG
- a CDS encoding MarR family transcriptional regulator translates to MEGERSLQGSLSARASVLSELVSAQLDPVLEANGLNYGTFELLSAAHAADGKASQAELARRLGITPPSLCEAVKGAMAKGLVEQRANKRDRRENRIQLTRKGGAALRKVLSALSATEERMTRGISTEQLDIAVRVLGDAAHNLAND, encoded by the coding sequence ATGGAAGGCGAACGGTCTTTGCAGGGGTCGCTCTCGGCCCGGGCCTCCGTGCTCTCCGAGCTCGTCTCCGCGCAGCTCGATCCGGTGCTCGAGGCCAACGGCCTGAACTACGGCACGTTCGAGCTTCTCAGCGCGGCGCACGCGGCCGACGGGAAGGCGAGCCAGGCGGAGCTGGCTAGGCGGCTGGGAATCACCCCACCCTCCTTGTGCGAGGCGGTGAAGGGCGCGATGGCCAAAGGTCTCGTCGAGCAGCGCGCGAACAAGCGCGATCGCCGGGAGAACCGGATCCAACTGACGCGAAAGGGCGGCGCGGCCCTCCGCAAGGTCCTGTCGGCGCTCAGCGCGACCGAAGAGCGGATGACCCGAGGGATCTCGACCGAGCAGCTCGACATCGCGGTGCGGGTGCTGGGCGATGCGGCGCACAACCTCGCCAACGATTAG
- a CDS encoding dipeptidase — protein sequence MLVFDGHNDTLLKLFHPDRATGRSFFERSEEGHLDLPRAVEGGLFGGLFAIFAPNPEFTYGPTGNVPLIRTADGYEVPLEGPYPFERADAFTRGIAEQMFALEAGSAGRVVVARDAATLEACRADGRFAVVLHFEGAEAIAPDLSNLEGWVRRGLRSLGLVWSRKNAFAEGVPFRFPSSPDTGPGLTPAGRELVAACNRLGVMIDLAHLNERGFWDVASLSRAPLVSTHTAVHALAPRSRNLTDAQIDAIGASGGVMGVIFANYDLDPEGRLDADVPLELLVRHMAYVAERIGVEHVAFGSDFDGTQLPSAIRDASGLPKIVGALRAHGFGESDLAKIAHGNWMRVLGQTWAPLTH from the coding sequence GTGCTCGTCTTCGATGGCCACAACGACACCCTGCTCAAGCTGTTCCATCCGGATCGGGCGACGGGACGCTCCTTCTTCGAACGTTCGGAGGAGGGGCACCTCGACCTCCCGCGCGCCGTGGAGGGGGGCTTGTTCGGCGGGCTGTTCGCCATCTTCGCCCCGAATCCCGAGTTCACGTACGGTCCGACCGGCAACGTGCCGCTGATACGGACGGCCGATGGATACGAGGTTCCGCTCGAAGGTCCCTACCCTTTCGAAAGGGCGGACGCCTTCACCCGCGGAATCGCGGAACAGATGTTCGCCCTGGAAGCGGGCTCCGCCGGACGCGTCGTCGTCGCCCGCGATGCGGCGACTCTGGAGGCGTGCCGCGCGGACGGGCGCTTTGCGGTCGTGTTGCACTTCGAGGGCGCCGAGGCCATCGCGCCCGACCTCTCCAACCTCGAAGGGTGGGTTCGGCGGGGATTGCGCTCTTTGGGACTGGTGTGGAGCCGGAAGAACGCTTTTGCGGAGGGCGTTCCCTTTCGGTTTCCCTCCTCGCCGGACACGGGCCCGGGCCTCACGCCCGCCGGCCGCGAACTCGTGGCCGCGTGCAACCGGCTGGGCGTGATGATCGACCTCGCGCACCTCAACGAGAGGGGTTTTTGGGACGTTGCCTCCCTTTCGAGGGCGCCGCTGGTCTCCACCCATACGGCCGTGCACGCCCTCGCCCCCCGCTCGCGCAACCTCACGGACGCGCAGATCGATGCGATCGGCGCTTCCGGAGGCGTGATGGGCGTGATCTTCGCAAACTACGACCTCGACCCCGAGGGGCGGCTCGACGCGGACGTTCCCTTGGAGCTGCTGGTGCGGCACATGGCCTACGTTGCCGAGCGCATCGGCGTGGAGCACGTCGCCTTCGGCTCGGATTTCGACGGGACCCAGCTCCCTTCGGCCATCCGAGACGCGTCCGGGCTTCCGAAGATTGTCGGGGCCCTGCGCGCCCACGGCTTCGGCGAGAGCGATCTCGCCAAGATCGCCCATGGGAACTGGATGCGCGTGCTCGGGCAGACTTGGGCGCCGCTCACTCATTAG
- a CDS encoding acylphosphatase, translating to MTAARIRVEGRVQGVGFRAFVVREAAVLGIAGEVWNTIDGAVELLAVHGDPSVLAALERKLARGPGRVDRVVSRPVDADPANGFVIGATR from the coding sequence GTGACGGCGGCACGAATTCGCGTCGAAGGCAGGGTGCAAGGCGTGGGCTTTCGGGCCTTCGTGGTCCGGGAGGCTGCGGTTCTTGGGATCGCCGGCGAGGTTTGGAACACGATCGACGGGGCGGTGGAGCTGCTGGCGGTCCACGGCGATCCGTCGGTCCTTGCCGCTCTCGAACGGAAGCTGGCGCGGGGTCCCGGCCGAGTGGACCGCGTCGTTTCGCGACCTGTGGACGCGGACCCAGCCAACGGATTCGTCATCGGGGCCACGCGGTAG
- a CDS encoding peptidylprolyl isomerase produces the protein MRKISVALAVALGMLVVGCEEGAGTATTLEKSPEATAPAVQTPAPDESSQDEQAAKPKDGDEVGVIQTNLGRIVVQFFPDKAPGHVKNFKDLARKKFYDGTKFHRVIPDFMIQGGDPNSREADRSLHGTGGPGYAIKAEFNDIKHVRGVLSMARSRDPDSAGSQFFIMVAAYPSLDGEYSAFGSVVEGMDVVDKIVALPRDGNDNPLAENPAIIESIRIETWPLK, from the coding sequence ATGCGAAAGATTTCCGTGGCCCTTGCCGTTGCGTTGGGCATGCTCGTCGTCGGTTGCGAGGAGGGGGCGGGGACCGCGACCACCCTCGAAAAGAGTCCCGAAGCGACGGCGCCGGCCGTTCAAACCCCCGCGCCCGATGAATCGTCGCAGGACGAGCAGGCCGCCAAACCCAAGGACGGCGACGAGGTGGGCGTGATCCAAACCAACCTCGGCCGCATCGTGGTCCAGTTCTTTCCCGACAAGGCTCCGGGGCACGTGAAGAACTTCAAGGACCTGGCGCGCAAGAAGTTCTACGACGGCACGAAGTTCCACCGCGTGATTCCCGACTTCATGATCCAGGGCGGGGATCCCAACTCGCGCGAGGCGGATCGGAGCCTTCACGGGACCGGCGGGCCGGGCTACGCGATCAAGGCCGAGTTCAACGACATCAAGCATGTGCGCGGCGTGCTCAGCATGGCGCGCTCGAGAGATCCCGATTCGGCGGGAAGCCAGTTCTTCATCATGGTTGCCGCGTATCCGAGCCTCGACGGCGAGTACAGCGCCTTTGGCTCCGTCGTCGAAGGCATGGACGTGGTGGACAAGATCGTGGCCCTGCCCCGCGACGGGAATGACAATCCGCTGGCGGAGAACCCGGCGATCATCGAGTCGATCCGCATCGAAACCTGGCCGCTCAAATAG
- a CDS encoding AraC family transcriptional regulator, with protein sequence MSNERHLPCAAALGASRVGAARHATRVDLWRCIEQARAELAERAGEGVSLRTLSHAAGLSPWHFQRVFKRACGETPHAALRRMRLEAAHRLLSETGCSVTEACFAVGFSSVGSFCRLFRRSYGRSPGSVRKSQPRTTA encoded by the coding sequence ATGTCCAACGAACGGCACCTCCCCTGTGCGGCCGCCCTGGGCGCGAGCCGTGTCGGAGCGGCGCGCCACGCGACCCGCGTGGATCTCTGGAGGTGCATCGAACAGGCGCGCGCCGAGTTGGCGGAGCGGGCCGGGGAGGGGGTGTCGCTCCGGACGCTTTCCCATGCCGCGGGCCTTTCCCCCTGGCACTTCCAGCGCGTGTTCAAGCGCGCTTGCGGAGAGACCCCGCACGCGGCGCTGAGGCGGATGCGTCTTGAAGCAGCCCATCGCCTCCTCAGCGAGACCGGGTGCAGCGTGACGGAAGCGTGTTTCGCCGTGGGGTTTTCAAGCGTGGGTTCGTTCTGCCGGCTCTTCCGCCGCAGCTATGGCCGGTCGCCAGGATCGGTGCGAAAGTCGCAACCCCGGACAACGGCTTAG
- a CDS encoding VOC family protein, protein MSHHVCHIEFNSTDLERSQAFYAQIFDWKFAAYGPEMVVFGTDAGHIGGLIKTDKVGAGDSPSVWFEVESVEETLGKALAAGGAVRSPKSPVPGVGWSGAFTDPDGNAVGLVEYSAER, encoded by the coding sequence ATGTCTCACCACGTTTGCCACATCGAATTCAACTCCACCGATCTCGAGCGATCGCAGGCGTTCTACGCGCAGATCTTCGATTGGAAGTTCGCTGCTTACGGACCCGAAATGGTGGTCTTCGGCACGGATGCGGGCCACATCGGCGGGCTGATCAAGACCGACAAGGTGGGCGCGGGAGATTCTCCTTCGGTGTGGTTCGAGGTCGAATCGGTCGAGGAGACGCTTGGCAAGGCCCTCGCCGCGGGCGGAGCGGTCCGAAGTCCGAAGTCCCCGGTGCCGGGAGTCGGCTGGTCGGGAGCGTTCACGGACCCCGACGGGAACGCCGTGGGTCTGGTCGAGTACTCGGCGGAACGGTAA
- a CDS encoding tetratricopeptide repeat protein: protein MSLIPIPTARDGTPPPPKTEVAKSRRAKWRALSLILVHAAIAIHIAHWAQTGRSLTPLEPSESMQTLEQGLLNAGFIFFVLMIASTLVLGRFFCGWACHLVAYQDLCGSLLKRVGVRPKPFRSRLLAFVPLFAALYMFAWPQVLRIWEGRPAPAWVFHLTTDRFWQTFPGPFVSILTFLVCGFAVVWLVGNKGFCTYGCPYGAFFSQADRFAPGKIRVTDACEGCGHCTAVCSSNVRVHEEVRAYGMVVDPGCMKCMDCVDVCPNKALYFGFGKPSVARGKVPRAPVKVYDFSWPEEIGLAVLFLGCLYALRGLYDLVPFLLALGASAFASFGLLMVARTFYSPRVRLQRWQLRDASGVRPAGWWTRAVGFAAIAFLVHSAMVQYHVREGAALHAQAVGSLDAGGPSDVAPKTMRIAETALGHLEWVSRYGLVAMGRNEAMIGNLQRRLGRPGLALPHLQTAARLMRGNAEVQRALARALGELGRFEEAERALRKAVSDEPTWEPARRDLAALSTSLGNHRQAAEQWDYLATRHPDDANLRINFALALAALGKLNAAATSAREAVRLDPQSVQGRHTLAIILAEAGDHNAAIAAEREAVRLAPEFVEGHVVLSRLLLDAGQGADALEQANMARKLDPFAPEVLDAWGRAVSESGRLESTLRDLVRASADDDGAWAAAETLYRIKGDVRTADALARRLQNRRGGAPAP, encoded by the coding sequence ATGAGCCTCATCCCGATCCCCACGGCACGCGACGGCACGCCACCTCCCCCCAAGACGGAGGTGGCGAAGTCGCGTCGAGCCAAATGGCGCGCGCTGAGTCTGATCCTCGTTCACGCGGCGATCGCGATCCACATCGCCCACTGGGCGCAGACGGGGCGTTCGCTCACTCCCTTGGAACCGAGCGAATCGATGCAGACGCTCGAACAAGGGCTGCTCAACGCAGGCTTCATCTTCTTCGTCCTCATGATCGCCTCGACGCTCGTGCTCGGGCGCTTCTTCTGCGGGTGGGCGTGCCACCTCGTGGCCTACCAGGACCTGTGCGGGTCCCTGCTCAAGCGCGTGGGCGTTCGGCCCAAACCCTTCCGCTCGCGCCTTCTGGCCTTCGTTCCCCTGTTTGCGGCTCTCTACATGTTCGCGTGGCCGCAGGTGCTCCGGATTTGGGAGGGGCGGCCCGCCCCGGCCTGGGTCTTCCACCTCACCACGGACCGCTTCTGGCAAACGTTCCCGGGCCCGTTCGTATCGATCCTCACATTCCTCGTGTGCGGCTTCGCCGTCGTGTGGCTCGTGGGCAACAAGGGGTTCTGCACCTACGGTTGCCCGTACGGCGCGTTCTTCTCCCAGGCGGACCGCTTCGCGCCGGGCAAGATCCGCGTGACCGACGCCTGCGAAGGCTGCGGCCACTGCACCGCCGTGTGCTCGTCCAACGTGCGGGTGCACGAGGAGGTTCGGGCTTACGGCATGGTCGTCGATCCGGGGTGCATGAAGTGCATGGACTGCGTGGACGTGTGTCCAAACAAGGCGCTCTACTTCGGGTTCGGCAAGCCGTCCGTCGCCCGCGGCAAGGTCCCCAGGGCACCGGTGAAGGTCTATGACTTCTCGTGGCCGGAAGAGATCGGGTTGGCCGTGCTCTTCCTCGGTTGCCTGTACGCGCTGCGCGGACTCTACGACCTCGTGCCGTTCCTGCTCGCCCTTGGCGCCTCTGCATTCGCTTCCTTCGGGTTGCTGATGGTCGCCCGCACGTTCTACTCCCCGCGCGTTCGCCTCCAACGTTGGCAGCTTCGGGATGCGTCGGGCGTGCGGCCCGCAGGCTGGTGGACGCGCGCGGTGGGGTTCGCCGCGATCGCGTTTCTGGTGCACTCGGCGATGGTCCAGTACCACGTGAGAGAAGGCGCGGCCCTGCATGCCCAGGCGGTCGGTTCCCTCGACGCCGGGGGGCCGTCGGACGTCGCCCCCAAGACCATGAGGATCGCCGAAACGGCCTTGGGCCATCTCGAGTGGGTTTCGCGTTACGGCCTGGTCGCGATGGGCCGCAACGAAGCGATGATCGGGAATCTCCAACGCAGGCTCGGGCGTCCCGGCTTGGCCCTTCCGCACCTTCAAACGGCGGCTCGACTCATGCGAGGAAACGCAGAGGTCCAGCGCGCGCTGGCAAGGGCCCTCGGGGAGCTGGGGCGGTTCGAGGAGGCCGAGCGTGCGCTCCGCAAGGCCGTCTCCGACGAGCCGACGTGGGAACCGGCGCGTCGCGATCTTGCCGCCTTGTCCACCAGTCTGGGAAACCACCGGCAGGCGGCAGAACAGTGGGACTACCTCGCCACGAGGCACCCGGACGACGCGAACCTGCGCATCAACTTCGCCCTCGCATTGGCCGCCTTGGGGAAACTCAACGCAGCCGCCACCTCCGCCCGCGAGGCCGTTCGTCTCGATCCCCAATCGGTGCAAGGCCGCCACACGCTCGCGATCATCCTGGCCGAGGCGGGCGACCACAACGCGGCGATCGCAGCCGAGCGCGAAGCCGTTCGACTGGCCCCCGAATTCGTCGAGGGCCACGTGGTGCTCAGCCGTCTGCTGCTCGACGCGGGCCAGGGTGCGGACGCCCTCGAGCAAGCGAACATGGCCCGAAAGCTCGATCCGTTCGCGCCCGAAGTGCTGGACGCCTGGGGCCGCGCCGTCTCCGAAAGCGGGCGTTTAGAGTCCACACTGCGGGACCTCGTCCGCGCCTCGGCCGACGACGACGGCGCATGGGCTGCCGCGGAAACGCTGTACCGGATCAAGGGCGATGTCCGAACGGCCGACGCCCTGGCGCGCCGACTCCAGAACCGTCGCGGAGGGGCGCCGGCTCCCTAG